A window of Xiphophorus hellerii strain 12219 chromosome 7, Xiphophorus_hellerii-4.1, whole genome shotgun sequence contains these coding sequences:
- the abcb11a gene encoding bile salt export pump — MCDRYDRNLIEAQNWGVKKGSIVGVFQGYLWCIIFLCYALAFWYGSKLVIDTKELTPGSLIQVFFGVLMAAMNLGQASPCLEAFASGRAAAKTIFETIDREPEINCFSDDGHKLDKVKGDLEFHNITFFYPSRPDVKILDNLNMQIKAGETTAFVGPSGSGKSTTIQLIQRFYDAEEGTVYLDGHDIRTLNIQWLRSLIGIVEQEPVLFATTIAENIRYGRPGVTTEEIIQAAKEANAYNFVMTLPQKFDTLVGEGGGQMSGGQKQRIAIARALIRNPKILLLDMATSALDNESEAVVQEALDNVRAGRTTISIAHRLSTIRNADVIVGFEHGRAVERGTHSELLEKQGVYFTLVTLQNQGSSNTPNEVITEPNEDEFDLKVESFRHGSCRSTKR, encoded by the exons atgtGTGACAGGTATGACAGAAACCTCATTGAAGCTCAGAACTGGGGTGTAAAGAAAGGCTCAATTGTAGGAGTGTTTCAAGGATACCTGTGGTGCATCATCTTTCTGTGTTATGCCTTGGCCTTTTGGTACGGGTCTAAACTAGTCATTGACACCAAGGAACTGACTCCAGGGAGCCTAATTCAG GTTTTCTTTGGAGTGCTGATGGCAGCTATGAACCTTGGCCAGGCCTCACCATGTCTGGAGGCCTTTGCTTCTGGTCGGGCAGcagcaaaaactatttttgaaacAATTGATCGG GAACCAGAAATTAATTGTTTCTCAGATGATGGACATAAATTAGACAAAGTCAAGGGAGACCTGGAGTTCCACAACATCACCTTCTTTTATCCGTCTCGGCCTGACGTTAAG ATTTTAGATAACCTGAATATGCAGATCAAGGCGGGAGAAACGACTGCTTTTGTTGGTCCGAGTGGATCTGGAAAAAGCACCACAATTCAACTCATTCAAAGATTTTATGATGCAGAGGAAGGAACG GTGTATTTGGATGGCCATGATATTCGCACATTAAATATCCAGTGGCTTCGTTCTCTCATTGGTATTGTGGAGCAGGAGCCAGTGCTGTTTGCCACAACTATTGCTGAAAATATACGATATGGCCGGCCTGGAGTAACCACGGAAGAAATCATCCAAGCAGCAAAAGAGGCCAATGCTTATAACTTTGTTATGACTCTCCCACAG AAGTTTGACACACTAGTGGGTGAAGGTGGAGGCCAGATGAGTGGAGGACAGAAGCAGAGGATTGCAATAGCTCGAGCTCTCATCAGAAACCCTAAGATCCTGCTCCTGGACATGGCCACATCAGCCCTAGATAATGAGAGTGAAGCTGTAGTCCAAGAAGCTCTGGATAAT GTACGTGCAGGAAGGACAACCATCTCCATAGCCCACCGTCTCTCCACAATCAGAAATGCAGATGTGATTGTCGGATTTGAACATGGACGTGCTGTGGAGAGAGGAACGCACAGCGAGTTACTAGAAAAGCAAGGTGTCTACTTCACGCTTGTGACCCTGCAGAACCAAGGTTCATCCAACACACCAAATG AAGTCATCACTGAGCCAAATGAGGATGAATTTGATCTAAAAGTGGAGAGTTTTAGACATGGAAGTTGTAGATCTACCAAAAGGTAA
- the LOC116722587 gene encoding glucose-6-phosphatase 2 has product MDFIHTSGVLIIQHLQNNYREYNSFLSFMSIVGDPRNIFYVYFPLWFHLSHNVGTKMIWVAVVGDWFNLIFKWILYGQRPYWWVHETHLFQNSSKPHLDQFHITCETGPGSPSGHAMGSSCVWYVMVTSALAFTRSSCISSVWSFQRVHLLKSILWTAFWVIQISVCISRVFIATHFPHQVVLGLVIGMLVAEAFDYITWIYNASLKRYLLVNIFLLSFAICFYLLLKLLDFDPLWSVAKAKMWCANPDWIHLDTTPFAGLCRNLGALFGLGLAVNSEMFIQSCKGKNSCNAAFKLLCMTANLTILQLYDLIKMPNHSEALFYLLSFCKSASVPFGVVAVIPYCVCLLIRDDERKLC; this is encoded by the exons ATGGATTTTATTCATACATCAGGTGTCCTAATTATACAGCATCTGCAGAACAACTACCGAGAATACAACAGCTTCCTCAGCTTCATGTCAATAGTGGGTGACCCTCGTAATATTTTCTATGTCTATTTCCCTCTCTGGTTTCATCTCAGCCATAATGTTGGCACCAAGATGATATGGGTGGCTGTTGTTGGAGACTGGTTCAATCTTATTTTCAAGTG GATTCTGTATGGACAGAGACCTTATTGGTGGGTTCACGAAACCCACTTGTTCCAGAACAGCTCAAAGCCACATCTGGATCAGTTTCACATTACGTGTGAAACAGGACCTG gtAGTCCATCTGGTCATGCTATGGGCTCATCATGTGTGTGGTATGTGATGGTCACTTCTGCTCTAGCCTTCACCAGGTCCTCTTGCATCTCCTCTGTCTGGAGCTTTCAAAG ggtTCATCTCTTGAAGTCCATTCTGTGGACAGCTTTCTGGGTCATTCAGATAAGTGTTTGCATTTCCAGAGTTTTCATTGCAACTCACTTCCCTCATCAAGTTGTTCTCGGTCTCGTCATTG GTATGCTTGTTGCTGAAGCCTTTGACTACATTACCTGGATCTATAATGCAAGCTTGAAACGGTACCTCCTGgtcaatatttttcttctctcgtttgctatttgtttttacttgctCCTTAAGCTTCTGGACTTTGATCCTTTATGGTCGGTCGCCAAAGCCAAAATGTGGTGTGCAAACCCAGACTGGATTCATCTGGACACCACACCCTTTGCCGGACTATGCAGGAACCTGGGAGCCTTGTTTGGTCTAGGACTTGCGGTGAACTCTGAGATGTTCATTCAGAGCTGTAAGGGAAAAAACAGCTGCAATGCTGCATTTAAACTCTTATGCATGACTGCAAATCTCACCATCCTGCAGCTGTATGACCTCATCAAGATGCCAAATCACAGTGAGGCTCTGTTTTACTTACTGTCATTTTGCAAAAGTGCTTCAGTTCCTTTTGGCGTTGTTGCTGTAATACCttattgtgtttgtttgctaatCAGAGACGATGAGAGAAAACtctgttag